The DNA segment CTTCGACGATGATGCCTTTTGCGGGTGCGGCGGCGGGCGCGGCCAGCTCCAATACCTCGGCTTCGAGCAATACGGCTTCAAGCAGTTTGTCGATATTGAGGCCTTTTTTGGCGGACACGTCGACAAACTGGACGTTGCCGCCCCAGTCGTCGGGGATGACTTCGTGCGCGGTCAGCTCTTGGCGGATGCGTTCGGGGTTGGCGGCATCTTTGTCGATTTTGTTCACGGCCACCACAATCGGCACGCCTGCCGCTTTGGCATGGGCGATGGCTTCGATGGTTTGCGGCATGACACCGTCGTCGGCAGCCACGACGAGAATCACGATGTCGGTGGCTTTTGCACCGCGTGCGCGCATGGCGGTAAAGGCTTCGTGTCCCGGGGTATCCAGGAAGGTAATCACGCCGCGCGGGGTTTGCACATGGTATGCGCCGATGTGCTGGGTAATGCCGCCCGCTTCGCCCTGTACCACTTTGGCGCGGCGGATGTAGTCGAGCAGCGAGGTTTTGCCGTGGTCGACGTGGCCCATCACGGTAACGACGGGCGGGCGCGGCAGGGCTTCGGCTTCGGCAAGCGATGCGCCGTCGTCCAAGAAGGCCTCGGGGTCGTCTGCGGCGGCGGGTTTGCCGATGTGGCCGAGTTCTTCCACCACAATCAGGGCGGTGTCTTGGTCTATGGATTGGTTAATCGTTACCATCATGCCCATTTTCATCAGGGCTTTGACCACTTCCACGCCTTTTACCGCCATTTTGTGCGCCAAGTCGGCCACGGTAATGGTTTCGGGAACCAGCACTTCGTATACCACCGGTTCGGTCGGTGCTTGGAAGGCGTGCTGGTTTGGCTCGAGTTTGAGTTTTTTGCCTTTTTTGCCGCCGCCGCGTACGCGCTCGTCGTCGCGGCCTGTGCTGCGGCCTTTTCCGCCTTTTGCACCCTTGCCTTTGGTGTTGCGGCCTGCGCCGTCATCGTCGCGGCTTTGGCGGCGTTCGTCTTTTTTACGGCTGCCGCCGCTCGGATTGGCGGTGTCGGCGGACGCGTCTGCGACTTTGGCGGCAGGATGGGCGGGCGCGGCGGCAAGCGGTTTTTTCTCGCTCGGTTTCGCGCTGCGGTTTTCGCCCGCTTTGGCGGTTTTGGCAGCCAGAGCTTCTTCCTGCGCCTGTTTCTTCGCGGCTTCGCGGCGGGCCTGGCGTTCGGCGCGCTCGAGTTTTTCACGTTGCAGCTTTTCCTGGTGTTCGCGCAGGGCGGCGGCGCGGCGTTCTTCTTCGGCGCGGCGTTCGGCTTCGGCGGCATTGACCACTTCCACCGGTTTGGGCAGCGGTTTGGCCTTTTTCTCTTTGGCTTTTTTCGTCGGTTTGTCTTCTTTGCCGGCTTCGGTTTTGGCTGTTGCAGCTTCTTCGGTTTTGGCTGTCGCAGCGGACTCGGAGGCCGTCTGAACGTCCGGCTGCGGCTCTGCTGCGGGAATTTGGGATGTCGGCTCTGCCGTTGCGGAGGCCGTCTGAACGCTCTCTGCTTTTTGCTGGGCGGCGGCGCGGACTTTTGCGGCTTCGGCTTCGGCAGCGGCGCGTGCGGCGGCGCGGACTTCGTCTTCTGCCGTGGCGGCTTGCGGTGCGGCAGGGGGTTCGGAGGCCGTCTGAACGGCAGGTTCGGGTGTGGCGACTGCCTGTTCGGCATCGGCCGGAATCACGACTTTGCGGCTGCGGCGGCGTTCGACGGCCACGCCGGCCACGGTGGTTTTTTCCACTTTGGTGCGGCTGATGCTGATGGTGCTGCCGACGGTCTGTTCGCGCAGCTTGGCTTTGTCGGCTTCGGTGAGGGTGTCGCTGCCGCTGTTTTTGGTGATGCCGTGTTTTTTCAGGTGTTCGAGCATACGCTCGACCGACATTTTGGATTCGGCGGCAAATTGTTCTACGGTGCTCATACGGCCTCTCCTTGTTGTCCGTTGTTGTCTTCAAACCAGTGGGCGCGGGCGGCGAGAATGATTTTCTCGGCCTCTCCGGTTTCCACGCCGGTGATTTCGATCAGTTCGTCCACCGACAGTTCGGCCAGTGCGTCGCGGTCGGTAATGCCTGCCTGCGCCAGGTCGCGCAGCATGTCTTCGTCGGTGCCTTCCAATGTGCGCAGGTCTTCGGCGATTTCTTCCAGTTTTTCTTCTTTGGCCATCGCCAGCGACAGGATCGCGTCGCGGGCACGGCCGCGCAGGGTGTCTACCGTGGCTTCGTCGAAGCCGATTTCCACCAGTTCTTCCGAGGGGACGTAGGCGATTTCTTCCAGCGAGGTAAAGCCTTCTTCCACCAGCACGCCGGCGGTTTCTTCGTCTACGTTGAGGTGTTCGGTAAACAGGTTGCGCACGGCCGCGTCTTCGGCGGCGTGGCGTTCTTCGGCCTCTGTTACCGTCATGATGTTGAGCTGCCAGCCGGTCAGGTCGGCGGCAAGGCGCACGTTTTGGCCGCCGCGTCCGATGGCGGGGGCAAGCTGGTCTTCGGCAACGATCACGTCGACGGCGTGGTTGTCTTCGTCGATGACGATGCGGCTGACTTCGGCGGGAGAAAGGGCGTTGATGACGAATTGGGCGGTATCGGGCGACCACAGTACCACGTCGATGCGCTCGCCGCCGATTTCGTTGGTAACGGCGTTGACGCGGCTGCCGCGCACGCCGATGCAGGTGCCCTGGGGGTCGATGCGCTGGTCGTTGGCTTTGACGGCGATTTTGGCGCGGTGGCCGGGATCGCGTGCGGCTTCGCGGATTTCCAGCAGGCCGTCGGCAATTTCGGGTACTTCCTGCTCGAAGAGTTTGGCCAGAAATTCGCGCGATGAGCGGCTGAGGATGACTTGTTTGCGGCCGGACTGGCCGATTTCTTCGACGCGCTGGAAGAGGGCGCGGATGCGGTCGCCGCTGCGGAAGTTTTCGCGCGGGATGCATTGGTCGCGGGGGACGAGTGCGTCGAGTTTGCCGGGGATCAGTTCGACGATGATGCCGTGGCGTTCGGTGCGTTTGACTGTGCCGGTGATGATGTCTTCGCGGTTTTCGAGGAAGTCGGAGAGGACTTTTTCGCGTTCGGCATCGCGGATGCGTTGC comes from the Kingella potus genome and includes:
- the infB gene encoding translation initiation factor IF-2 → MSTVEQFAAESKMSVERMLEHLKKHGITKNSGSDTLTEADKAKLREQTVGSTISISRTKVEKTTVAGVAVERRRSRKVVIPADAEQAVATPEPAVQTASEPPAAPQAATAEDEVRAAARAAAEAEAAKVRAAAQQKAESVQTASATAEPTSQIPAAEPQPDVQTASESAATAKTEEAATAKTEAGKEDKPTKKAKEKKAKPLPKPVEVVNAAEAERRAEEERRAAALREHQEKLQREKLERAERQARREAAKKQAQEEALAAKTAKAGENRSAKPSEKKPLAAAPAHPAAKVADASADTANPSGGSRKKDERRQSRDDDGAGRNTKGKGAKGGKGRSTGRDDERVRGGGKKGKKLKLEPNQHAFQAPTEPVVYEVLVPETITVADLAHKMAVKGVEVVKALMKMGMMVTINQSIDQDTALIVVEELGHIGKPAAADDPEAFLDDGASLAEAEALPRPPVVTVMGHVDHGKTSLLDYIRRAKVVQGEAGGITQHIGAYHVQTPRGVITFLDTPGHEAFTAMRARGAKATDIVILVVAADDGVMPQTIEAIAHAKAAGVPIVVAVNKIDKDAANPERIRQELTAHEVIPDDWGGNVQFVDVSAKKGLNIDKLLEAVLLEAEVLELAAPAAAPAKGIIVEARLDKGRGAVATLLVQSGTLKKGDMLLAGTAFGKIRAMTDENGKAITEAGPSIPVEILGLSDVPNAGEDAMVLADEKKAREIALFRQGKYRDVRLAKQQAAKLENMFNNMGENQAQSLSVIIKADVQGSYEALAGSLKKLSTDEVKVNVLHSGVGGITESDVNLAIASGAFIIGFNVRADASARKLAENEDVEIRYYNIIYDAIDDVKAAMSGMLAPEEKEQITGTVEIRQVISVSKVGNIAGCMVTDGVVKRDSRIRLIRNNVVVHTGELSSLKRFKDDVKEVRMGFECGLMIKGYNEIMEGDQLECFDIVEVARSL
- the nusA gene encoding transcription termination factor NusA, whose amino-acid sequence is MSREMLQLAEALASEKNVDADVVFDALEVALSTAARKKAGREHMNVRVEIDRDTGEHRTYRRWLIVADEDYTYPDEEKTIEEIQEEIPGTQIQIGEYYEEQIENEGFGRQAAMTAKQIILQRIRDAEREKVLSDFLENREDIITGTVKRTERHGIIVELIPGKLDALVPRDQCIPRENFRSGDRIRALFQRVEEIGQSGRKQVILSRSSREFLAKLFEQEVPEIADGLLEIREAARDPGHRAKIAVKANDQRIDPQGTCIGVRGSRVNAVTNEIGGERIDVVLWSPDTAQFVINALSPAEVSRIVIDEDNHAVDVIVAEDQLAPAIGRGGQNVRLAADLTGWQLNIMTVTEAEERHAAEDAAVRNLFTEHLNVDEETAGVLVEEGFTSLEEIAYVPSEELVEIGFDEATVDTLRGRARDAILSLAMAKEEKLEEIAEDLRTLEGTDEDMLRDLAQAGITDRDALAELSVDELIEITGVETGEAEKIILAARAHWFEDNNGQQGEAV